The Ptychodera flava strain L36383 chromosome 18, AS_Pfla_20210202, whole genome shotgun sequence sequence AGCAGCCAAACAGAAACAGAAGGAAACAGGAACGTGGTCTCAATGAAAGAATTATTCTACCAAACAGGGTGGATGTCTGTCAGTCCTCAGACTGAAAATGAAATCATCAAACCAAGTATTGTCAAGTTGAAAGGCACATGCTGCAGGCATAATTAATGTCTAGTAGAGTTTGCCTTTACTCTAATGCCATTTACCACACTTGCAATAACACAGTCTTACTTTGAGGTGTTTTTTGCTTCAGAACAACTATGTCATTCACGTTTGATAAGAGTGTCGAATGTTTTCAACAATTATGTCATCATTTTATTTACATAGTGCAATGCAGGTTAAGTGGTGCATTGAAACAGACACTTTGAAAGGTTTCATACATGTCCGTGGGTATTATACTGGGGTATAGCATTATTCCATCTATACCACTGGTATAAGTTGAAGATCAGTACGctaatatacatatattgcaTTAGATTAACATATATTGCATTAGATTAACATTTTTTAACGCTGACTAGTAAATAGTACATGGATTAAACATATAAGTGTATTCTCAAGAATTACACAGTCTTGATGCCTGGACATTTAAACATcaattgaaagaaaaatgaaatttgcatcTTGACATGTTGACCTGGTGACATTGTAAAATTCAAGTTTTTCAGAAAACCTAGACATAAACACTGTATGTTTTATTTAAGGTGACAGAAAGTATTCAAATAGAATTAGCAGCTATTTAAGTGTTTATATCACACAATTTCAATTGTTGTTTTACCATATTGCTATGTCAAAATGGTTGGACATTTCGAAGTTTTAAATCCTTTGAGCCACAGCTAGATgcttattttcataattttacccTAAACTTAATAAAGCTCATGTAAATACTCTtattgtaaaatgtgtatattagTATTTGTAACAACAGAATGGAGCTGTATGTGCTAGTTTgatcaaggtaaacaaattTATGGATGCCCCTCTCAAATATTGCTGCCTCCATGCAAACAGTCAAAACATTGTGAACATGGTGATCTATACATCGGAACTTCAAAGAAGCAATACGTTGTCATCCGTTGGTATGTATGGCCATGGCAATGAATGTCCTCCACTTGTGTAttctgttttctttgtaatgtgatatgtttttgaaaatggcaggaaatttaaaatgaagtgAAAACTGTCAAATGTACTCTCCAGTTCTACCGCAAGTGAACGTTGCTGTAATGCTGTGAAAGGTTCTTTCATTGAATgtgtaaaattcaaagactgtGTAAGAAATATTCCAAAATAGTTTGATGTTGACAAATTACAAAGATAGATGCATCTCTTTGGCCTTTAACTCATTCATTACTGAAGTTTGGTAGTTTGGTATAAccttgttttcttttaaaagttggGTGAAAGGATGAAGCAATAACTGTAAGAGAACACTTTTTcacatgaatgaaatgttttttaATACATTCCCAGTGTATTGCAGGAGAAACTGTTGTGAATTTTTTATAATGGaaactttttcaaaaagtttgcTTTCCACAGTGGAGAGAATAGATGATATCTGATAATTGCCtgtaaaattcaacaaaatgttATTCAGGGAAAGAAAAAGTGATCGATTTCACACCTTTTTGTGTGGATTTTACCATGTAATAATTTTCTCAagtctttttgttttgtatccATGGCAATGAACTTTATTCATATTCACTGAAGAATTTCTCCctaagtgtacaagttttcacaaaaatattattttagaaagaaaataaagCTTACACAATTTTAGTACTTTAGGCAGACTCATCTTTCAACCTTGGCCTTGACCATGGCTTTCCCTATTAAAATTTGCAATGTGCAGCACCTCAGAAGGTTATAGCTTACAAAAATGTTCAAACAGCCAATCCCCTACATTTGTCAGCACTTtttaagttgctgtaaataattaaaaatctaccaatcagatatgactTTCTCAGCAGCTGCACATTGGCCCTCATTTAATGCTGTCTTACAACAGTATTCTGGCAACTGTAGTCTCTTTCTGCCTTTCTCTAGAAGCACCAGCAGATATGTGATAAGAATAGATCATTGAAACATGTGGCTGCCAGTTTCAAAGtgacattgattttgacaataatATTTATCATGTCCCAGATAAACACATTGGCTAAATGGGAATCCCAAGCCATGACAaccatttttggaaaaatcGAAGCATTTTACAAGAGTGGATGCAAGTTGCATAAATGCTTTTTGAAGTTCAAAGAGTTTTCACTCCAGCCACAGATctgtttctgaaataaaaagttttgtATATGAAATATCCTGAATAGAAGAAGTGACTTGGTCAATATAAGTTCCCACTTCAGGTtaccagtgtttcatccagagAGGGGGATGGGAGGATTCCCCCTCTggtgacatgttggcaccccctagtaatttgtcaaggggggaccAGCCCCCCATGAAATgttgccagtcacaccttagagatacaagtagaacacatgaactggtgagatcccccctaaattttctggtaaaggggggaaatcccccctgttgatgccatcctggatgaaacactgggTTACACAGCCATTACTTCCACAGAATTTCCCGAGTCTCTGTGTTACATGTAATTATTTATTGTCCATAGGAAACACTATATGACTGGATAGAAGTTATCTGGTGTGTTTGGAATTTGTGTATAGACGGATATCCAACCAAGTCTTTTCAAAGCATTATTCAGTGTGTTCATATCCGCTGCCTGTCCGTCTCTGGCTCTCCATGCAACTAACATGTTGTACACTTGATGTTGCAGGTTGTCGGGGGCGATCATCTTGATATGCATCATCTGTTCTTCACTCATTCCAAGTTCACGACCTAACTCTGGATACCTGTTGCCAATCAGTGTTGCTAAGGTAATAATCTTGCGATCACATAACAGCCCTGGAAACAGAAAAGAAGGGATTTTTGTATGACATAAACACATAAATGAACGTGGGTCGTAGTTCAAATACAATCTGGATGTAAAATTGGTCTTTTCTCAAAGAGTGATCAGTTGGACTCTTGTATTATGAGACACCTTACAAACTTACGAGCATTCAGATTTCAATATGCAGTCAGTGACTGCGGGTGTCACTCAAGCTCGCCTCAAGCATGCCCTCTTTAGCCAACTTGATGTGCcaaaattgactcaaaaatATGCTGTTTAATTCGAAGAAATGACACTAATTGCATTTCTTAATTGGTACCAGGGATGattcatgaaaatatcaagaaattatgatgaattcAGAAGATTTAAAAATTATTGGGTACACTGCCCTTCCATAATGTTTAATTTGAGATGGAGGATTTActaatgaaaatgaaactttgACATTGGAAAATAAATTTCTGCCACAATTTTGTTGCCAGACTTGGAGATTTCAATTCACAAAGGTCAAGAGTAAAGGTTTATAAatccatgcatacatacatgttaatTTTATCAGGTATACATGTATTATGATCGCGATATAAGAATGCATTTCATCAAACATTTTTCTACCTCTCGGTAAACTTGTACACTAGAGAAATTGCGGTTGCAAATCCTTGAAAAAAGAATTTAATACCCGATGACCAACACACAATGTAATCAAACACATCCTGACCTCAGTCTGTTAGAGGAACTGTGTGTGCAGACATATACGATAAATAATTAAGTGCTGTCGTTTTGTCATACACACAACCAGTTAATTAAATTACAATAGTGTTCCTACCGAAATTAGTCTAATTTACATACATGTTTTGATAGTCAATGTGGCctttggtaaaaaataattttaccattACGCCACAagcatcaccatcatcatcaactggaatgtgaaagaaatatttttgtacgaAAAGCTTTTAATGGAGTAGTGAATGCAGGTCAACTTGCAAGGAATTTTTTATGTTGAGTTCATGCAGGCATGCTGCATGTTCGGTTGGTTGTCGAGCTACACAAACccataaataataactttatgtCGAGCAATTTAAGTACTGCAGGTACAGTGTCATAATGATTTTAGTTATGGGGAAATAGAATATAACGGCACGGAATGTGCGCGGAAGCAACTCATTTTTTCCAACTGTACCTTGTTCGTCATATATTGACGCACCGCCAGCTAATCTTCCTCCACAACTCGACATTGCAGCCTTTTCGAAAGTTTCGAAGAACGTACACGAAACTTCGTCTCAGATAAAGCCTGGACAAACAGTCCTTTTGGCAACTCTGAATAGACCTGTGTTTGCCGACAAATTAACGTCTAAGAACGCCACAGTGTACGATTAGAAACTGAATTGTTAGGAGTTAAGTCCTCAGTTACTGTTGACGCTAGGGTTGCCAACTGGGgctattcatatgtaaatattgaCCTCATTAGCAACTAGCTGACAACTTGCTAGCAATATCAACAGCGCCATCTTGCGGTGAAATGCTGAACAGAGCGGAGAGGTCATGCGAGgacgcagagagagagagagagagaga is a genomic window containing:
- the LOC139117365 gene encoding death domain-containing protein CRADD-like: MSSCGGRLAGGASIYDEQGLLCDRKIITLATLIGNRYPELGRELGMSEEQMMHIKMIAPDNLQHQVYNMLVAWRARDGQAADMNTLNNALKRLGWISVYTQIPNTPDNFYPVI